The following are encoded together in the Narcine bancroftii isolate sNarBan1 chromosome 10, sNarBan1.hap1, whole genome shotgun sequence genome:
- the LOC138744769 gene encoding uncharacterized protein, with translation MKKNARTREMRNLLSLNHKDGMCYIPFLHPMFLLCRLLSFPPPMLYPSAPSPPPPQQEKREESRSGMMTRSQSTRLSPLLTRERGDFNSEQCETLQEERAEPFDSFPREQEPRPNKPETNWMRPRREVPVGEGLGFVNVPLTSTEVPNFKKELISLIEDPQGCAEQLDQFLGPNTYTWEELTSIFKTLFTLDECGMIRQAGIRVWDKEHQGGPEAIPREAKLPLAKPNWDKNTNDGRTLMEEYRVNLIKGIKESVPKGQNFKKAFEVPQGPEETPSAFLNRLRTAIQQYGGLDIESPAGEQVLTGFVTNSAPDIRRKLQKTENWHEQGITQLLQIAQKAFVQRSEIKQKGKVKILMQAVKGVVEEQHGKGRDCVPAPGRWEGSQGWVSWDPSR, from the coding sequence atgaaaaagaatgcaaggacaagagagatgaggaaccttttgtccctgaaccacaaggatgggatgtgttacattcccttccttcaccctatgttcctcctatgccggctcctatctttccccccccctatgctctacccttctgcaccttcccctcctcccccacagcaagagaaaagagaagaaagtaggagtggtatgatgacccgttcacaaagcactcgattatcacctctattgacaagagagagaggagactttaattcagaacagtgtgagaccctccaggaagaaagggcagaaccctttgattcatttcccagggagcaggaacctagacctaataagccagaaactaactggatgagacctcggCGGGAAGTTCctgtgggagagggtctcggtttcgtaaatgtacccctgaccagtacagaggtgcctaactttaagaaagagctgatctccctgatagaagatcctcaagggtgtgctgaacaattagatcaatttttgggaccaaatacatatacctgggaagagttaacatcgatctttaaaacactgtttactttggatgagtgtggaatgattcgccaggcagggattagagtctgggataaggaacaccaagggggaccagaggcgatacccagAGAAGCTAAACTTCCCCTAGCAAAACCAAACTGGGacaagaatactaatgatggtcgcacattaatggaagaatatagggttaatttgataaaaggaatcaaggaatctgtcccaaagggacagaattttaagaaagcatttgaggttccccaaggtcccgaggagaccccctctgcatttctgaatagattgcgtacggccatacagcaatatgggggtctggacatagaatccccagcaggtgaacaagtATTAACAGGTTTCGTTacgaactcagccccagacattagaaggaaattacagaagactgagaattggcatgagcaaggaataacccagcttctacagattgcacaaaaagcatttgtccagaggtctgagattaagcagaaaggaaaggttaagattttgatgcaggcagtcaagggagtagtggaggaacaacatggaaagggtagggactgtgtgccagctcctggacgttgggaggggAGCCAGGGGTGGGTAAGTTGGGACCCGAGTAGAtga